In Populus nigra chromosome 10, ddPopNigr1.1, whole genome shotgun sequence, the following proteins share a genomic window:
- the LOC133704204 gene encoding transcription factor bHLH104-like, whose protein sequence is METIDEIEGDESYLDLLGILLGPDNSLTNSGYGGVVDNDFLSSALVTQERECSRKRGRSDSCSRAGTKACREKLRRDRLNDRFQDLSSILEPGRQAKTDKPAILDDAIRVLNQLKAEAQELKETNEKLLEEIKSLKAEKIELREEKLTLKADKEKMEQQSRAVAVPPPRFMPTYPAAYHAAANKMPVFPSYGLMPMWRYLPPAACDTSRDHELRPPAA, encoded by the exons ATGGAAACAATAGATGAGATTGAGGGAGACGAAAGTTACTTGGATCTTCTGGGTATATTACTGGGCCCTGATAATTCTCTCACCAACAG CGGTTATGGTGGTGTTGtggataatgattttttatccaGCGCTCTTGTCACACAAGAAAGAGAATGTTCGCGGAAGAG GGGACGCAGTGATTCATGTAGCAGAGCAGGGACCAAAGCTTGCCGCGAGAAGTTGCGGAGGGATAGATTGAATGACAG GTTTCAAGATTTGAGCTCTATTTTGGAACCTGGAAGACAAGCCAAAACTGACAAACCAGCCATACTAGATGATGCTATTAGAGTTTTGAACCAGCTTAAAGCTGAGGCTCAGGAGCTCAAAGAAACTAATGAAAAGCTTCTAGAAGAAATCAAAAGTCTGAAG GCTGAAAAGATTGAACTCCGTGAAGAGAAACTGACGCTAAAGGCGGATAAAGAAAAGATGGAGCAACAATCGAGAGCTGTGGCTGTTCCACCTCCTAGGTTCATGCCAACCTATCCAGCAGCCTATCATGCTGCAGCAAACAAGATGCCAGTCTTTCCCAGTTATGGTCTGATGCCAATGTGGCGATATTTACCTCCAGCTGCTTGCGATACATCGCGTGATCATGAGCTCCGGCCACCTGCTGCATAA
- the LOC133704203 gene encoding WAT1-related protein At5g07050-like, with the protein MASTASNNGGFCTTFKPHILMVLAQIGYTFLYFITEASFNHGMNPNVYITYRHIVSGVVMFPFAYFLERKQRPKLTIALFVEIFILSLLGVGLTLNMYFVSMRYTSPTFVASMVNTIASLTFVIAVVLRLEVLDLRNPRGIAKVLGTLVSLAGVTTMTLYRGPIMKQLWHPLIHIQGTTGNNHESWLKGSILTVASCITWSIWYIMQAFTLKRYPAQLSLTTWMSFVGAAQSAVFTAIVQHKRAAWTIGFDIDFWSIVYGGIVVSGLIIFFQLWCTEEKGPVFVTMFNPLSTILVAILAYFVLGEKLYLGSILGAVIVIIGLYLLLWGKEEDEQVHSKEEEHSGLAYDEQKELTIQVVTSTESKVSPGGP; encoded by the exons ATGGCATCGACTGCAAGCAATAATGGGGGCTTCTGCACAACGTTCAAGCCACATATTCTGATGGTTCTTGCACAGATTGGCTATACTTTCCTATACTTTATCACTGAAGCATCCTTCAACCATGGAATGAATCCTAATGTGTACATAACTTACCGACACATTGTATCCGGTGTGGTGATGTTTCCTTTTGCCTATTTCCTTGAAAG AAAACAAAGGCCGAAGTTGACGATAGCTCTTTTCGTAGAGATATTCATTCTCTCTCTCCTGGG GGTGGGTTTAACTCTGAACATGTATTTTGTAAGTATGAGATACACCTCTCCAACTTTCGTTGCGTCAATGGTCAACACCATCGCTTCTTTGACATTCGTAATTGCAGTTGTACTCAG GTTGGAGGTTCTTGATCTTCGAAATCCTCGTGGGATAGCAAAAGTTCTTGGGACTCTGGTTTCCTTGGCTGGTGTAACGACTATGACATTATACAGAGGTCCTATCATGAAACAACTATGGCATCCTCTAATCCATATTCAAGGAACGACTGGAAATAACCATGAGAGCTGGTTAAAGGGTTCAATTCTTACTGTTGCAAGCTGCATAACATGGTCCATTTGGTATATTATGCAG GCTTTTACTTTGAAAAGGTATCCTGCACAACTTTCACTGACTACATGGATGAGCTTTGTGGGGGCTGCTCAATCAGCCGTCTTCACAGCGATTGTACAACATAAGAGAGCTGCTTGGACAATCGGATTTGATATCGACTTCTGGTCAATTGTCTATGGT GGAATAGTGGTCTCTGGTTTAATAATCTTCTTTCAACTGTGGTGCACGGAAGAAAAAGGACCAGTCTTTGTGACCATGTTCAATCCCCTCTCTACAATCTTAGTGGCAATCCTGGCATACTTTGTTCTGGGTGAAAAACTTTACTTGGGCAG CATACTGGGCGCTGTTATTGTCATCATTGGCTTGTATTTGCTATTGTGGggcaaagaagaagatgaacaagtTCACagtaaagaagaagaacattCCGGGTTGGCTTACGATGAGCAAAAGGAACTTACGATACAGGTAGTTACTTCAACTGAAAGTAAAGTATCACCAGGCGGACCTTAA